TTTATTAGATATGTTAAAAGGAATAGCCGCAGTGCTTCTTGGGATATATTTTTTTGGTCTGGGACACCCATTAGTTTCTTTGTGCGGATTAATCTCAATATTAGGGCACATTTTCTCGGTGTGGCTAAAGTTCAAGGGCGGCAAAGGAGTTGCTACGGCAGCGGGTGTATTTGCAGCTCTTTCACCTTATAGTTTGATAATAGCTTTGGTGGTTTTTATAATAGTGGTAGCCCGTACTCGCTACGTATCTTTAGGATCACTCTTGGCTGCAGTGGTATTTGGGGTCTCAACGTATATAATCCAGCTTAACTCAATCCACCAAGATTGGGCATTGCTTGTCTTGGTTAGCATGGTAGTTATAATGATTGTAATTAGACATAAAGATAATATTCGCAGATTGTTAAAGGGTGAAGAAAATAAGATAAGATTTAGCCATAAGGACAAAACCTGATGTGTGGAATTATCGGCGTTTTTGGCGCCTCTAATACAGTAAAAATGGCAGCTTTGGGATTATTTGCCATCCAGCACCGGGGACAGGAAAGCTGTGGAATGGCGGTATCTGATGGAAGAGTAATCCGCTTGCGCAAAAAGATGGGCTTAGTAAAAACAGTGTTTGGGGAAGAAGATTTGTCCAAATTACCGGGTAAAATTGCCATTGGGCACGTAAGATATCCTACCAAAGGTTCTGCCACAGAATTTAATACTCAACCTCATTTGGTCGAAACTCTCGCCGGACCCACCTATGCTCTGGCATCAAATGGTGATTTGGTGAACTATCCGGCAATGCGCAGCTATCTGGAAAAGCAAAACGTGTACTTTAAAAGTGATAATGATGGTGAGTTGCTGGTGAAATACATAGCATGGCAGGTGATGCGAAAAGGCGAAGGTATAATTGAAGCAATTCGACATTTGATGCGAGATATCAAAGGAGCATATTCAACTGTATTATGTACCAGAGACGCTTTGTATATGTTTCGAGACCCCTTCAGCATGAGACCTATGGTGTGGGGGAAAACCGCAGATGGTGGTATAGTGGTAGCATCCGAAACCTGTGCTTTGGATACACTTTCGGTAACTGACCGTGAAGAAATACCTGCTGCCGGGATTGTGAAAGTTAGTGAAGAAGGAATAAGGATCATCGAAAACGATCCTGATCTTTATCGCACAATCCCACATCAGCAACATTGCATATTTGAGCATATTTATTTTTCCAGACCTGATAGTTTTCACTTTGGCGAAGATGTGTATCGGGTGCGAGAGAAAATAGGTGCTGCACTTGCTGCTACGGATAAAGGGCTGGATGCAGACTATGTGGTTCCAGTTCCGGATTCCTCAAATTTTATCGGCTTGGGATATAGTAATGCCAGTGGTATTCCACTCTCTTTGGGCTTGATTCGTAATCATTATGTGGGGCGCACATTCATCAAACCGGAACAAACAATTCGAGATGAAAGCGTTAGACAGAAATTTAACCTCTTACCAAATTTCTTTACCGGCAAAAAGATAGTATTGGTAGACGATAGCATTGTAAGAGGCACTACAATACGCAAAATAGTAGATCTCATCAAGAGTTCTGGCGTAGCTGAGATTCATCTGCGGATAGGAAGCCCCCCCGTAAAACACAGTTGTTTTTACGGAATAGATACTCCATCTGAACAAGAATTGGCGGCAAACCTCTTTAGCATGGAACAAATACGCAAAAATATAATGGTAGATAGCCTGAAATTTTTGGCAATAGACGACCTACTAACCTGTGTACAAAAACCTCAAAACTACTGCCTCGCATGCTTCAATGGCAAATATCCGTTAACCAAAACAGAGGAGTAATATATGAATTTGCAAGAGCTGAGCAACAAAATTAAGGGTATTAAAACAATAGTTTTAGGCGATATGATGCTAGACGGCTATAAGTGGGGTAAAGTTCAGCGGATATCTCCTGAGGCTCC
The Candidatus Cloacimonadota bacterium genome window above contains:
- the plsY gene encoding glycerol-3-phosphate 1-O-acyltransferase PlsY, with amino-acid sequence MIAPEYWMPLIAYFLGSIPIGWLVAKIFYHTDIRKQGSGNIGATNVLRQFGTKVGVFVLLLDMLKGIAAVLLGIYFFGLGHPLVSLCGLISILGHIFSVWLKFKGGKGVATAAGVFAALSPYSLIIALVVFIIVVARTRYVSLGSLLAAVVFGVSTYIIQLNSIHQDWALLVLVSMVVIMIVIRHKDNIRRLLKGEENKIRFSHKDKT
- the purF gene encoding amidophosphoribosyltransferase; translated protein: MCGIIGVFGASNTVKMAALGLFAIQHRGQESCGMAVSDGRVIRLRKKMGLVKTVFGEEDLSKLPGKIAIGHVRYPTKGSATEFNTQPHLVETLAGPTYALASNGDLVNYPAMRSYLEKQNVYFKSDNDGELLVKYIAWQVMRKGEGIIEAIRHLMRDIKGAYSTVLCTRDALYMFRDPFSMRPMVWGKTADGGIVVASETCALDTLSVTDREEIPAAGIVKVSEEGIRIIENDPDLYRTIPHQQHCIFEHIYFSRPDSFHFGEDVYRVREKIGAALAATDKGLDADYVVPVPDSSNFIGLGYSNASGIPLSLGLIRNHYVGRTFIKPEQTIRDESVRQKFNLLPNFFTGKKIVLVDDSIVRGTTIRKIVDLIKSSGVAEIHLRIGSPPVKHSCFYGIDTPSEQELAANLFSMEQIRKNIMVDSLKFLAIDDLLTCVQKPQNYCLACFNGKYPLTKTEE